The following coding sequences are from one Streptomyces sp. NBC_01294 window:
- a CDS encoding winged helix-turn-helix domain-containing protein produces the protein MLSLSADEARRIALRAQGFLGAPDRRGGVRGVLRHLGAVQLDTISVLARSHELIPYARLGAVGRDTVEQAYWTERHAFEYWSHAACILPIEEWPHFAFRRRANRARSHRWHVLRDKELSTRAVLDRLKSDGPLTATELGGAKNGGEWFEWSETKIAVEWLLDTGEVVCSERRGWKRVYDLPERAVPDALLHDDLDDRECVRRLVALAGRSLGVGTRADIADYHRLKGEQFDAVVADSGLVPVEVEGWSKPAWADPSALATDPRGRHRTTLLSPFDSLVWDRPRTERIFGFTHRLEAYVPKPKRIHGYFAMPLLAGGRLQGRVDPAREGRTLVARQLSLASPKAAGPMAQALREAAEWVGCEDVRIERASSPAEAAAVAAELAAL, from the coding sequence ATGCTCTCGCTGTCCGCCGACGAGGCCCGCCGGATCGCCCTGCGCGCGCAGGGCTTCCTCGGGGCCCCCGACCGACGCGGCGGGGTCCGCGGGGTCCTGCGCCACCTGGGCGCCGTGCAGCTGGACACCATCTCGGTGCTGGCCCGCTCGCACGAGCTGATCCCGTACGCGCGCCTCGGCGCGGTCGGCCGGGACACCGTGGAGCAGGCCTACTGGACCGAGCGGCACGCCTTCGAGTACTGGTCGCACGCGGCCTGCATCCTCCCCATCGAGGAATGGCCGCATTTCGCCTTCCGCCGCCGGGCCAACCGGGCGCGCAGCCACCGCTGGCACGTCCTGCGGGACAAGGAGCTCTCGACGCGGGCGGTCCTGGACCGGCTGAAGTCCGACGGCCCGCTGACCGCCACCGAACTGGGCGGCGCCAAGAACGGCGGCGAGTGGTTCGAGTGGTCCGAGACCAAGATCGCGGTGGAGTGGCTCCTCGACACCGGCGAGGTGGTCTGCAGCGAGCGCCGCGGCTGGAAGCGGGTCTACGACCTCCCCGAGCGGGCCGTGCCCGACGCGCTGCTCCACGACGACCTGGACGACCGCGAGTGCGTGCGCCGCCTGGTCGCCCTGGCCGGCCGGTCCCTGGGAGTCGGCACCCGCGCCGACATCGCGGACTACCACCGCCTCAAGGGGGAGCAGTTCGACGCGGTGGTCGCGGATTCCGGGCTGGTCCCGGTCGAGGTGGAGGGCTGGTCCAAGCCCGCCTGGGCGGACCCGTCGGCGCTCGCGACGGACCCCCGGGGCCGCCACCGCACGACGCTGCTCTCCCCGTTCGACTCCCTGGTCTGGGACCGCCCCCGCACGGAGCGGATCTTCGGCTTCACGCACCGCCTGGAGGCGTACGTCCCCAAGCCGAAGCGGATACACGGGTACTTCGCGATGCCGCTGCTGGCGGGCGGCCGGCTCCAGGGCCGCGTCGACCCGGCCCGCGAGGGCCGCACGCTGGTCGCCCGGCAGCTCTCCCTGGCCTCCCCGAAGGCCGCCGGCCCGATGGCGCAGGCCCTGCGGGAGGCGGCGGAGTGGGTCGGCTGCGAGGACGTACGGATCGAGCGCGCGAGTTCGCCCGCGGAGGCGGCGGCCGTCGCGGCGGAACTGGCCGCCCTCTAG
- a CDS encoding ComF family protein: MRGWWQELAGLVLPVDCAGCGAVRMLVCADCGGALSGAGAGPVRPSPRPEGLPVVQAAAVYEGAVRSLLLAHKERGALPLAGVLGAALAAAVVAHGAYAPGATGSTGGAGSPGARDVVLVPVPSARRQVRARGHDPARRIARAAAGRLRWAGVPARVAPVLRLRRAVADQAGLGARQRRENLAGALAVCRDGARLTAGARLVLVDDLITTGATLAEAARAVRAAGLAGGAGDVLRAAVVAAPADSFGPVPSGAQVLTTPTEQKSCE; the protein is encoded by the coding sequence GTGCGCGGGTGGTGGCAGGAGCTGGCCGGGCTCGTCCTGCCGGTCGACTGCGCCGGCTGCGGGGCGGTCCGCATGCTGGTGTGCGCCGACTGCGGGGGCGCGCTGAGCGGGGCCGGGGCGGGGCCCGTGCGCCCGTCTCCGCGGCCCGAGGGGCTGCCGGTGGTCCAGGCCGCCGCTGTCTACGAGGGGGCCGTACGGAGCCTCCTGCTGGCCCACAAGGAGCGCGGGGCGCTGCCGCTGGCCGGTGTGCTCGGCGCCGCCCTGGCGGCGGCCGTCGTGGCGCACGGGGCGTACGCGCCGGGGGCGACGGGCAGCACGGGGGGTGCGGGAAGTCCGGGGGCGCGGGACGTGGTGCTGGTGCCGGTCCCCTCGGCGCGACGGCAGGTCCGGGCGCGCGGGCACGATCCGGCGCGCAGGATCGCGCGGGCCGCCGCGGGGCGGCTGCGGTGGGCCGGTGTTCCCGCGCGCGTGGCCCCCGTACTGCGGCTGCGGCGGGCGGTGGCGGACCAGGCGGGGCTGGGTGCCCGGCAGCGCCGGGAGAACCTCGCGGGGGCGCTGGCGGTGTGCCGGGACGGGGCGCGGCTGACGGCCGGGGCCCGGCTCGTGCTGGTGGACGACCTGATCACCACGGGGGCGACGCTGGCGGAGGCGGCCCGGGCGGTGCGCGCCGCGGGCCTGGCCGGCGGCGCGGGGGACGTGCTGAGGGCCGCGGTGGTGGCCGCGCCGGCGGACTCCTTCGGGCCGGTTCCTTCGGGAGCGCAAGTGCTCACAACTCCCACAGAACAAAAATCTTGTGAATAG
- a CDS encoding response regulator transcription factor codes for MADSFGPVRGEDGAGCRGADPSADPAGTSAGEPAGEPIRVLVVDDHALFRRGLEIVLAQEEDIQVVGEAGDGAEAVDKAADLLPDIVLMDVRMPRRGGIEACTSIKEVAPSAKIIMLTISDEEADLYDAIKAGATGYLLKEISTDEVATAIRAVADGQSQISPSMASKLLTEFKSMIQRTDERRLVPAPRLTDRELEVLKLVATGMNNRDIAKELFISENTVKNHVRNILEKLQLHSRMEAVVYAMREKILEIR; via the coding sequence ATGGCGGACAGCTTCGGGCCGGTGCGCGGGGAAGACGGCGCAGGCTGCCGCGGGGCGGACCCGTCGGCCGATCCCGCGGGGACTTCGGCGGGGGAACCGGCCGGGGAACCCATCCGGGTGCTCGTGGTCGACGACCACGCACTGTTCCGGCGGGGACTGGAGATCGTCCTCGCGCAGGAGGAGGACATCCAGGTCGTCGGCGAGGCCGGGGACGGCGCGGAGGCGGTGGACAAGGCCGCCGACCTGCTGCCCGACATCGTGCTGATGGACGTGCGGATGCCGCGGCGCGGCGGGATCGAGGCGTGCACCTCGATCAAGGAGGTGGCCCCCTCCGCGAAGATCATCATGCTGACGATCAGCGACGAGGAGGCCGACCTCTACGACGCGATCAAGGCGGGCGCGACCGGGTACCTCCTGAAGGAGATCTCGACGGACGAGGTGGCCACGGCGATCCGGGCGGTGGCGGACGGCCAGTCGCAGATCAGCCCGTCGATGGCGTCGAAGCTCCTCACCGAGTTCAAGTCGATGATCCAGCGCACCGACGAGCGGAGGCTGGTGCCGGCGCCCCGGCTGACGGACCGGGAGCTGGAGGTCCTGAAACTGGTGGCCACCGGCATGAACAACCGCGACATCGCCAAGGAGTTGTTCATCTCCGAGAACACCGTGAAGAACCACGTGCGCAACATCCTGGAGAAGCTGCAGCTGCACTCCAGGATGGAGGCCGTGGTCTACGCGATGCGCGAGAAGATCCTCGAAATCCGCTAG
- the hpf gene encoding ribosome hibernation-promoting factor, HPF/YfiA family, with product MDIVVKGRKTEVPERFRKHVAEKLNPERIKKLDAKVISLDVEVSKEHNPRQADRSDRVEITLHSRGPVIRAEAAAADPYAALDLAQDKLEARLRKQHDKRYTRRGAGRISAAEVADVVPGIASLNGSGQPVTEEKTGGVPITRIGSLEVQGEGPLIVREKTHSAAPMSLDQALYEMELVGHDFYLFVDSETKLPSVVYRRHAYDYGVIHVNPDGASSSEEPRGGAGGALGG from the coding sequence GTGGACATCGTCGTCAAGGGCCGCAAGACCGAGGTGCCCGAGCGGTTCCGCAAGCACGTGGCCGAGAAGCTGAATCCGGAGCGGATCAAGAAGCTCGACGCCAAGGTGATCAGCTTGGACGTCGAGGTGTCCAAGGAGCACAACCCGCGCCAGGCCGACCGTTCCGACCGCGTGGAGATCACCCTGCATTCACGGGGCCCCGTCATCCGTGCCGAGGCAGCAGCCGCCGACCCGTACGCGGCACTGGACCTGGCTCAGGACAAGCTGGAGGCCCGGCTGCGCAAGCAGCACGACAAGCGCTACACCCGCAGGGGCGCGGGCCGGATCTCGGCGGCCGAGGTCGCCGACGTCGTGCCGGGCATCGCGTCGCTGAACGGCAGCGGCCAGCCGGTCACCGAGGAGAAGACGGGCGGGGTCCCGATCACCCGGATCGGATCCCTCGAAGTGCAGGGCGAAGGCCCGCTCATCGTCCGCGAGAAGACCCACTCGGCCGCACCCATGTCGCTCGACCAGGCCCTGTACGAGATGGAACTGGTCGGCCACGACTTCTATCTTTTCGTCGATTCCGAGACGAAATTGCCCAGCGTTGTCTACCGGCGTCACGCATACGACTACGGCGTCATCCACGTGAACCCCGACGGTGCCTCCAGCTCGGAGGAGCCGCGAGGCGGCGCCGGCGGCGCGCTCGGCGGCTGA